From Lepus europaeus isolate LE1 chromosome 3, mLepTim1.pri, whole genome shotgun sequence, a single genomic window includes:
- the LOC133753204 gene encoding histone H2A type 1 gives MSGRGKQGGKARAKAKTRSSRAGLQFPVGRVHRLLRKGNYAERVGAGAPVYLAAVLEYLTAEILELAGNAARDNKKTRIIPRHLQLAIRNDEELNKLLGKVTIAQGGVLPNIQAVLLPKKTESHHKAKGK, from the coding sequence ATGTCCGGACGCGGCAAGCAGGGCGGCAAGGCGCGCGCCAAGGCCAAGACGCGCTCGTCGCGGGCCGGGCTGCAGTTCCCCGTGGGCCGCGTGCACCGGCTGCTGCGCAAGGGCAACTACGCGGAGCGCGTGGGCGCCGGCGCGCCCGTGTACCTGGCGGCCGTGCTCGAGTACCTGACGGCCGAGATCCTGGAGCTGGCGGGCAACGCGGCGCGCGACAACAAGAAGACGCGCATCATCCCGCGCCACCTGCAGCTGGCCATCCGCAACGACGAGGAGCTCAACAAGCTGCTGGGCAAGGTCACCATCGCGCAGGGCGGCGTGCTGCCCAACATCCAGGCCGTGCTGCTGCCCAAGAAGACCGAGAGCCACCACAAGGCCAAGGGCAAGTGA
- the LOC133753220 gene encoding histone H3.1-like, whose protein sequence is MARTKQTARKSTGGKAPRKQLATKAARKSAPATGGVKKPHRYRPGTVALREIRRYQKSTELLIRKLPFQRLVREIAQDFKTDLRFQSSAVMALQEACEAYLVGLFEDTNLCAIHAKRMSGRGKGGKGLGKGGAKRHRKVLRDNIQGITKPAIRRLARRGGVKRISGLIYEETRGVLKVFLENVIRDAVTYTEHAKRKTVTAMDVVYALKRQGRTLYGFGG, encoded by the exons ATGGCTCGCACGAAGCAGACGGCGCGCAAGTCCACCGGCGGGAAGGCGCCTCGCAAGCAGCTGGCCACCAAGGCGGCCCGCaagagcgcgccggccacgggcGGCGTCAAGAAGCCGCACCGCTACCGGCCCGGCACGGTGGCGCTGCGCGAGATCCGGCGCTACCAGAAGTCCACCGAGCTGCTGATCCGCAAGCTGCCGTTCCAGCGCCTGGTGCGCGAGATCGCGCAGGACTTCAAGACGGACCTGCGCTTCCAGAGCTCGGCCGTCATGGCGCTGCAGGAGGCGTGCGAGGCCTACCTCGTGGGGCTCTTCGAGGACACCAACCTGTGCGCCATCCACGCCAAGC GGATGTCTGGGCGCGGCAAGGGCGGCAAGGGGCTGGGCAAGGGCGGCGCCAAGCGCCACCGCAAGGTGCTGCGCGACAACATCCAGGGCATCACCAAGCCCGCCATCCGCCGCCTGGCCCGGCGCGGCGGCGTCAAGCGCATCTCGGGGCTCATCTACGAGGAGACCCGCGGCGTGCTCAAGGTCTTCCTGGAGAACGTCATCCGCGACGCCGTCACCTACACGGAGCACGCCAAGCGCAAGACGGTCACGGCCATGGACGTGGTCTACGCGCTCAAGCGCCAGGGGCGCACGCTCTACGGCTTCGGCGGCTGA
- the LOC133756391 gene encoding histone H3.1 — MARTKQTARKSTGGKAPRKQLATKAARKSAPATGGVKKPHRYRPGTVALREIRRYQKSTELLIRKLPFQRLVREIAQDFKTDLRFQSSAVMALQEACEAYLVGLFEDTNLCAIHAKRVTIMPKDIQLARRIRGERA; from the coding sequence ATGGCTCGCACGAAGCAGACGGCGCGCAAGTCCACCGGCGGGAAGGCGCCTCGCAAGCAGCTGGCCACCAAGGCGGCCCGCaagagcgcgccggccacgggcGGCGTCAAGAAGCCGCACCGCTACCGGCCCGGCACGGTGGCGCTGCGCGAGATCCGGCGCTACCAGAAGTCCACCGAGCTGCTGATCCGCAAGCTGCCGTTCCAGCGCCTGGTGCGCGAGATCGCGCAGGACTTCAAGACGGACCTGCGCTTCCAGAGCTCGGCCGTCATGGCGCTGCAGGAGGCGTGCGAGGCCTACCTCGTGGGGCTCTTCGAGGACACCAACCTGTGCGCCATCCACGCCAAGCGCGTCACCATCATGCCCAAGGACATCCAGCTGGCGCGCCGCATCCGTGGGGAGCGCGCGTAA